The following proteins are co-located in the Fusobacteria bacterium ZRK30 genome:
- a CDS encoding DUF2914 domain-containing protein: MKKLLICILIILGTLAAYGKPNGESSYYLSRAVLTNEIAEKEPVKIMDTFKLYSQGYFYTEFKDIGAEKTIYHNWYLLEEDGEKTLMASVPLKISGPRWRTWSRKNLFLSGKWSVEVVGEDDNVLSKKEFNVE; the protein is encoded by the coding sequence ATGAAAAAATTATTGATATGTATACTAATTATTCTTGGGACTCTTGCAGCCTATGGAAAACCCAATGGGGAAAGTTCTTATTATCTCAGCAGAGCAGTTTTAACCAATGAAATTGCAGAAAAAGAACCGGTAAAAATAATGGATACCTTTAAGCTGTATTCCCAGGGTTATTTTTATACTGAATTTAAAGATATAGGGGCAGAAAAAACTATCTATCACAATTGGTACCTTCTAGAAGAAGATGGGGAAAAAACCCTTATGGCCAGTGTTCCGTTAAAAATTTCAGGACCTAGGTGGAGAACCTGGTCCAGAAAAAATTTATTTTTATCCGGGAAATGGAGTGTAGAGGTAGTCGGTGAGGATGACAACGTTCTTTCTAAAAAAGAATTTAACGTTGAATAA
- a CDS encoding PqqD family protein, translating into MKKNEENFLDIVPVKLHLDCKRQDGNIHLVFTHTSFLQKTLRWMTKKSNTSTLELDGLGSLVWENIDGKNTIYDIINILLETEEDTYESMQERVFMFIRILKNRKIIAFKEFD; encoded by the coding sequence ATGAAAAAAAATGAAGAAAATTTTCTAGATATTGTCCCTGTAAAACTTCATTTGGATTGTAAAAGGCAGGATGGAAACATCCATCTTGTCTTTACCCATACTAGTTTTCTTCAAAAGACTTTGAGGTGGATGACCAAAAAATCTAATACCAGTACCCTGGAATTGGATGGATTAGGTAGTTTAGTCTGGGAGAATATCGATGGAAAAAATACAATATATGACATCATTAATATTCTTTTGGAAACAGAGGAAGATACATATGAATCTATGCAAGAAAGAGTATTTATGTTTATCAGAATATTAAAAAATAGAAAAATAATTGCTTTTAAAGAATTTGATTAA
- a CDS encoding oligopeptide transporter, OPT family produces the protein MNEKKHQFKPFVSMDTAMSETTAVSIGLGILFAVIFAASNVYLGLKTGLTIAAAIPASILGTGILKAVFRKDSILEANLVASVAAVGESIAGGIIFTLPAIIIWGHDLSMVSIAIITILGGLIGTLFVIPFREYLIVEEHGVLMFPESVAAYEILVNANKGGEGFKTVLKGLGMGGAFKFLSGGLGLWSEGPVWAITKLGTAFGFNAVASLLGVGFIVGTGVAILMFSGALLAWFGFIPLIKFIGSGATTPIFPATQLISEMSAIAIWSNYIRYIGAGAVATGGFISLAKSAPAIISSFKEAMKGLKAEKTAHKVERQHIDTPLTFVGAGAIAVFLIVWLLPLSAGIPKVGFIVSFLVIFFSFFFGVVSARMTGIMGASNNPVSGMTIASLLVIASVIKATGVNPELGKIMAIIAAGVVCISIATSGGVAQSLKHTYLIGGTPKKIEWSMFAGLVVSAFAAGGVVLMLHKAFGLGSADVPAPQAGLMRMLSEGVMTGEIPWTLVIIGVVIGIVINFLGLSILPIALGLYLPIQLSAAILTGALVREVVEMKFKKNKTEQKGRIEKGILLSSGLVAGDALIGILLAVFITLGKDLSAFGRKFGAITTNSTVGFVIFLALAIWIYTQVVSGKASDEQLPE, from the coding sequence ATGAACGAGAAGAAACATCAATTTAAACCTTTTGTATCTATGGATACAGCGATGTCTGAAACTACAGCAGTTTCTATAGGATTAGGAATCTTATTTGCAGTAATATTTGCAGCATCAAATGTATATTTAGGATTAAAGACTGGATTAACAATTGCAGCAGCAATTCCAGCTTCAATATTAGGAACAGGAATATTAAAGGCTGTATTTAGAAAGGATTCTATATTAGAAGCTAACTTAGTGGCTTCAGTAGCCGCAGTAGGAGAATCTATCGCAGGTGGAATTATCTTTACATTACCAGCTATTATTATATGGGGACATGATTTAAGCATGGTTTCTATAGCTATCATAACTATATTAGGTGGATTAATCGGAACTTTATTCGTAATTCCATTTAGAGAATATCTAATAGTTGAGGAACACGGAGTATTAATGTTCCCTGAATCAGTTGCAGCTTATGAGATTCTGGTAAATGCCAATAAAGGTGGAGAAGGATTTAAAACTGTATTGAAAGGTTTAGGAATGGGTGGAGCTTTCAAATTCCTATCTGGTGGATTAGGACTTTGGTCAGAAGGACCAGTTTGGGCTATCACAAAGTTAGGAACAGCTTTTGGATTTAATGCAGTAGCATCATTATTAGGTGTAGGATTTATCGTAGGAACTGGAGTAGCTATCTTAATGTTCTCTGGAGCATTATTAGCATGGTTTGGCTTCATACCATTAATCAAATTTATAGGTTCAGGAGCTACAACTCCTATATTCCCGGCAACTCAATTAATATCAGAGATGTCAGCTATAGCTATCTGGTCTAACTATATTAGATATATAGGAGCAGGAGCAGTAGCAACAGGTGGATTTATCTCATTAGCTAAATCAGCACCAGCTATCATCAGCTCTTTCAAAGAAGCTATGAAAGGTTTAAAAGCAGAAAAAACTGCTCATAAAGTTGAGAGACAACACATCGATACTCCACTAACATTTGTTGGAGCAGGAGCTATCGCAGTATTCTTAATAGTATGGTTATTACCATTATCAGCAGGAATACCTAAAGTAGGATTTATCGTATCATTCTTAGTAATATTCTTTTCATTCTTTTTCGGTGTAGTATCTGCAAGAATGACAGGAATCATGGGTGCATCAAATAACCCTGTATCTGGAATGACTATCGCTTCATTATTAGTAATCGCATCAGTTATCAAAGCAACTGGTGTAAACCCTGAATTAGGAAAAATCATGGCTATCATAGCTGCTGGTGTAGTTTGTATCTCAATTGCAACTTCTGGTGGAGTAGCACAAAGTTTAAAGCATACATACTTAATTGGTGGAACACCAAAGAAAATAGAGTGGTCAATGTTTGCTGGATTAGTAGTATCAGCATTTGCAGCTGGTGGAGTAGTACTTATGCTGCATAAAGCTTTCGGATTAGGATCGGCAGACGTTCCTGCACCTCAAGCTGGATTGATGAGAATGTTATCTGAAGGTGTTATGACAGGAGAGATCCCTTGGACATTGGTTATCATCGGTGTAGTTATCGGTATAGTTATTAACTTCTTAGGATTATCTATCTTACCTATCGCTTTAGGATTATACTTACCAATTCAATTATCAGCTGCTATCTTAACTGGAGCATTAGTAAGAGAAGTTGTTGAGATGAAATTTAAGAAAAATAAAACAGAGCAAAAAGGAAGAATAGAGAAAGGTATCTTATTATCTTCTGGATTAGTTGCCGGAGATGCTTTAATCGGTATATTACTAGCGGTATTCATCACTTTAGGAAAAGACTTATCTGCATTCGGAAGAAAATTTGGAGCTATCACTACAAATTCTACTGTAGGATTTGTAATCTTCTTAGCGTTAGCTATCTGGATCTATACTCAAGTAGTTTCTGGAAAAGCTTCGGATGAACAACTACCTGAATAA
- a CDS encoding Fe(3+) ABC transporter substrate-binding protein codes for MKKIIPFILLSAGLLTGCFKGKEEVKTVEETKVPKATKELNIYTERHYDIDKELIAEFEKETGVTVNVAKAGADELLKKLEIEGADTPADLFITKDAARLGRAKDLGLLQQIKDKEVLELVPANIRDKDNYWTSFTYRARIFAYNKETTDPSIFSTYEDLADPKWNGKVLVRSSTNSYNQALIASMIAANGEEATREWIQGLVANMAREPKGNDRDQSKAVIAGIGEVAIMNSYYLGKMIHSADPEERKVGEQIAIFFPNQDGRGTHINVSGMGITKYSKNIVNAERFIKFFLNEKSQSRFTNENYEYPSNKNVAVNGTVKSWGDFKVDSLTLSELGKNFKKGTIIADEEGWK; via the coding sequence ATGAAAAAAATTATACCGTTTATATTATTATCTGCCGGTTTATTAACTGGATGTTTTAAAGGAAAAGAAGAAGTAAAAACTGTTGAAGAAACAAAAGTACCAAAGGCTACAAAAGAATTAAATATATATACAGAAAGACATTATGACATAGACAAAGAATTGATTGCAGAATTTGAAAAAGAGACTGGAGTTACTGTAAATGTAGCTAAAGCCGGGGCAGACGAACTGTTAAAAAAGTTAGAGATAGAAGGAGCTGATACTCCTGCTGACCTATTCATTACTAAAGATGCAGCAAGGCTTGGGAGAGCAAAAGATTTAGGATTATTACAACAAATAAAAGATAAAGAAGTATTGGAATTAGTTCCTGCAAACATAAGAGATAAGGACAACTACTGGACTTCATTTACTTACAGAGCCAGAATATTTGCATACAACAAAGAAACTACAGATCCTTCTATATTTTCTACATATGAAGATTTAGCTGATCCTAAGTGGAATGGAAAAGTGTTAGTTAGAAGTTCAACAAACTCATATAATCAGGCATTGATAGCTTCTATGATAGCTGCTAATGGTGAAGAGGCAACTAGAGAATGGATCCAGGGGTTAGTAGCTAATATGGCAAGGGAACCTAAGGGTAATGACAGAGACCAAAGTAAAGCAGTAATTGCCGGAATTGGAGAAGTTGCTATTATGAACTCTTACTATCTTGGAAAAATGATCCACTCAGCAGATCCTGAAGAGAGAAAAGTTGGGGAACAAATAGCTATATTCTTCCCTAATCAAGATGGCAGAGGAACTCATATCAACGTAAGTGGAATGGGAATTACAAAATATTCAAAAAATATTGTAAATGCTGAAAGATTCATAAAGTTTTTCTTAAATGAAAAATCACAAAGTAGATTTACAAATGAAAACTATGAATACCCTTCAAATAAAAACGTAGCAGTAAACGGTACAGTTAAGTCATGGGGAGATTTCAAAGTAGACAGCTTAACTTTATCTGAGTTAGGAAAGAACTTTAAAAAAGGAACGATCATAGCCGATGAGGAAGGTTGGAAATAA
- a CDS encoding PBP1A family penicillin-binding protein — MNYVKKISNFLKKQRKNIFIAILGLILCLTALTTITYFSVKGKITSYTASEPIIIYDKDQQIVDYLSKQKGESADIEEIPDYLQKAFISVEDRRFYSHHGVDIWRLGKAVLVNLSRGRIAQGGSTISQQLAKNAFLSNERTFSRKFKEVIITLEIERVYSKDEILEKYLNEIYFGSGSYGVREAAKDIFNKDISKINLAESAMLAGIPNRPNMYNPRKNLKAAMKRAHLILKLMLNQNYISQNQYDSAIKHKFVMEADYKKTFFPDRDITVIVKDGRRKRESTKAPDFMDIVEEKLADLVDPSTFSRGGFKVYTTLDNEMQKIAKDTFESYSKFKSDKKLQGAMVTLDAKTGEVRSIIGGKGYRSGNFNRGIHAKRQVGSTFKPFIYYTALEKGYTMNQIIDASNTKYGNWSPKNYSNAKYKNITLIQSLEKSINTVAVKLLNDVGIDDVIDNFNKTGVNVEFTRDLTIALGSTSATPLELASSYLPFANGGIAHRNSFITRIEDTDGNIIYENEDLKGKNVYDSIDTSLMTYMLEKVVEHGSGRGAKLNSRLGFNVDQGGKTGTSNDFRSAWYAGFTPDYVTVVYMGYDDNTPMPKSSSGGRMAVPLWKNYYQTMIDKGIYNPSSFDFIDENIKSDELVSRSIDLRSGEIKRASKEFRREVLFKKGQVPDTITEKIFKGIKGWFN, encoded by the coding sequence ATGAACTATGTAAAAAAAATCAGCAATTTTTTGAAAAAACAAAGGAAAAATATATTTATTGCCATCCTGGGGCTAATATTATGTCTCACAGCATTAACAACCATCACATATTTTAGTGTCAAAGGAAAAATAACCTCCTACACAGCTTCGGAACCAATTATAATCTATGATAAGGATCAACAGATTGTAGATTACCTGTCTAAACAAAAAGGTGAAAGTGCTGATATTGAGGAGATCCCTGATTATCTTCAAAAAGCCTTTATCTCTGTTGAGGACAGAAGATTTTATTCCCACCATGGAGTAGACATATGGCGTCTTGGAAAAGCAGTTCTGGTAAACCTTTCCAGAGGAAGGATCGCCCAAGGGGGAAGTACAATCTCACAACAACTGGCTAAAAACGCCTTTTTATCCAATGAACGTACATTCAGTCGTAAATTTAAAGAGGTTATCATAACATTGGAGATCGAAAGAGTTTATTCTAAAGATGAGATCTTGGAAAAATATCTCAATGAGATCTATTTTGGTTCCGGGTCCTATGGGGTCAGGGAAGCTGCCAAAGATATATTTAATAAAGATATTTCAAAGATAAACCTGGCTGAAAGTGCTATGCTGGCTGGTATTCCCAATAGACCTAACATGTATAATCCCAGAAAAAATTTAAAAGCTGCCATGAAGAGAGCCCACCTTATTTTAAAACTTATGCTAAATCAAAATTATATCTCTCAAAATCAGTATGATTCAGCTATAAAACATAAATTTGTTATGGAAGCTGACTACAAAAAAACTTTTTTTCCTGACAGAGATATAACTGTCATCGTAAAAGACGGAAGAAGAAAAAGAGAATCTACCAAAGCTCCCGACTTTATGGATATAGTCGAAGAAAAGCTCGCCGATCTGGTGGATCCCTCTACCTTTTCCCGGGGTGGATTCAAAGTATATACTACTTTAGATAATGAGATGCAGAAAATTGCAAAGGACACCTTTGAAAGTTATTCAAAATTTAAATCCGATAAAAAGCTCCAGGGTGCCATGGTTACTTTGGATGCCAAGACAGGGGAAGTTAGGAGTATCATAGGAGGAAAGGGTTATAGATCCGGTAACTTTAATCGTGGTATCCATGCTAAAAGGCAGGTTGGATCAACCTTTAAACCATTTATATATTATACAGCCCTGGAAAAGGGGTATACTATGAATCAAATTATAGATGCTTCCAATACCAAATATGGTAACTGGTCTCCTAAAAACTATAGTAATGCCAAGTATAAAAACATTACCCTCATACAATCCCTGGAAAAATCAATTAATACAGTAGCTGTAAAGCTGTTAAACGATGTGGGAATAGATGATGTCATAGATAATTTTAATAAGACAGGAGTAAATGTAGAATTTACCAGAGATCTTACAATAGCTCTAGGTTCTACCAGTGCTACCCCATTGGAGTTAGCTAGTTCATACCTTCCATTTGCTAATGGTGGTATTGCACATAGAAATTCCTTTATTACTCGAATTGAAGATACAGATGGAAATATTATCTATGAAAATGAAGATTTAAAGGGCAAAAATGTCTATGATTCAATAGATACCTCCCTCATGACCTATATGCTTGAAAAAGTAGTAGAACATGGGTCTGGAAGGGGAGCAAAATTAAACTCACGTCTTGGATTTAATGTGGATCAGGGTGGAAAAACAGGAACTTCCAACGACTTTAGATCTGCCTGGTATGCCGGATTCACCCCTGACTATGTCACTGTAGTATATATGGGCTATGATGACAATACTCCTATGCCAAAGAGCTCCTCCGGTGGACGTATGGCAGTTCCTCTATGGAAAAACTACTATCAGACAATGATCGATAAGGGAATATATAACCCTTCCTCATTTGATTTTATAGATGAAAATATCAAGAGTGATGAATTAGTCAGTAGAAGTATTGATCTCCGGAGTGGAGAGATAAAGAGAGCTTCCAAGGAATTCAGAAGGGAAGTCTTATTTAAAAAGGGACAGGTTCCTGATACAATCACTGAAAAGATATTTAAAGGAATCAAAGGATGGTTCAATTAA